A stretch of Gemmatimonas aurantiaca T-27 DNA encodes these proteins:
- a CDS encoding DUF1611 domain-containing protein, which produces MPQLRKPYLLYLGDAQHPTDAKTACGLRDWCPADVVGEWSLPAATVSVGLTRLSPADAAARGAGSLVIGIASVGGRVPDSWLPDLEAAIVSGLDIVSGMHTRLTSFPSLVAAAARHGVSLHDVRHSTTTFPAGTGIKRSGLRVATVGTDCALGKKYTALALTNALHARGQKATFRATGQTGIMIAGQGIAIDAVVADFIAGAAEVLSPANDSDHWDVIEGQGSLFHPAYAGVTLGLLHGSQPDFLVLCHDPTRKTIEYRPGFPIPALSVAAEQYLVNARITNRQVQLAGVSINSSSLGDEEWARYREQVGQELGVPVCDPLRGGMDPIVSRLIGV; this is translated from the coding sequence ATGCCTCAACTTCGCAAGCCATATCTGCTGTATCTGGGCGACGCGCAGCATCCCACCGATGCCAAGACGGCGTGTGGTCTCCGTGATTGGTGCCCTGCCGATGTCGTTGGCGAATGGAGTCTCCCGGCCGCGACGGTCAGCGTGGGACTCACCCGGCTTTCCCCTGCCGATGCGGCGGCGCGTGGCGCGGGCAGCCTGGTCATCGGCATTGCCTCGGTTGGGGGCAGGGTTCCCGACAGTTGGCTGCCTGATCTCGAAGCTGCGATTGTGTCCGGGCTTGATATCGTGAGCGGGATGCACACCCGGCTCACATCGTTTCCGTCGCTGGTGGCCGCCGCCGCCCGTCATGGCGTGTCGCTGCATGATGTACGGCACAGCACCACGACTTTTCCCGCGGGCACCGGCATCAAGCGCTCGGGACTGCGGGTGGCGACGGTGGGCACCGACTGCGCGCTCGGCAAAAAGTACACAGCCCTCGCCCTCACGAATGCGTTGCATGCCCGGGGACAGAAAGCGACGTTCCGCGCCACGGGACAGACGGGCATCATGATCGCCGGTCAGGGCATCGCCATCGATGCGGTGGTGGCCGATTTCATTGCTGGTGCGGCCGAGGTGCTGTCGCCTGCCAATGATTCGGACCATTGGGACGTGATCGAAGGGCAGGGGTCGCTGTTCCATCCGGCCTATGCCGGGGTGACCCTGGGGCTGCTGCATGGCTCGCAGCCCGATTTTCTGGTGCTGTGCCACGATCCGACCCGCAAGACCATCGAATACCGTCCCGGCTTCCCGATTCCGGCGCTTTCGGTCGCGGCCGAGCAGTACCTGGTGAACGCCCGGATCACGAATCGCCAGGTGCAATTGGCGGGGGTGAGCATCAATTCCTCGTCGCTGGGGGACGAGGAATGGGCTCGGTACCGGGAGCAGGTGGGCCAGGAACTGGGGGTGCCGGTCTGTGACCCCCTGCGCGGTGGCATGGATCCGATCGTTTCC
- a CDS encoding PaaI family thioesterase: MIELAELQSRVARGLPGLLGIRITQMSDGELHAELPLRADLMAVNGYLHAGTVVSLADTAAGFGCVAHLPAGAESFTTIELKTNHIATAREGTVLCVARLVHGGRMTQVWDATVTHAESGKVIAHYRATQMILYPRG; this comes from the coding sequence ATGATCGAACTCGCCGAACTCCAGTCACGTGTCGCCCGCGGCCTGCCCGGCCTGCTGGGCATCCGCATCACGCAGATGAGCGACGGAGAACTCCATGCCGAGTTGCCCCTGCGGGCAGACTTGATGGCCGTGAACGGCTACCTGCACGCCGGTACCGTGGTCTCGCTGGCCGACACCGCGGCCGGATTCGGCTGTGTTGCACACCTGCCAGCAGGCGCCGAGAGTTTCACCACCATTGAGCTCAAGACCAACCACATCGCCACGGCCCGGGAAGGCACCGTGTTGTGCGTCGCGAGACTGGTGCACGGGGGCCGCATGACGCAGGTGTGGGATGCAACCGTCACGCATGCGGAGAGTGGCAAGGTCATCGCGCACTACCGCGCCACGCAGATGATCCTGTATCCGCGCGGATAG